The proteins below are encoded in one region of Oenanthe melanoleuca isolate GR-GAL-2019-014 chromosome 4A, OMel1.0, whole genome shotgun sequence:
- the SLC25A5 gene encoding ADP/ATP translocase 2, which translates to MPENSDRGSSIPRSSIPGTPCRGAPCRGAPSGRAPCRTAPSGGAPSRELHAGELRPGELHAGQLRPREPHAGSPIPSSRPCAPHRFQRRPRPPAAATPPAAANGRAGRAPRPHARPSPYINGHCGAPLSAASRLLRPASPPARAAPAMTDAAVSFAKDFLAGGVAAAISKTAVAPIERVKLLLQVQHASKQISADKQYKGIIDCVVRIPREQGILSFWRGNLANVIRYFPTQALNFAFKDKYKEIFLGGVDKRTQFWRYFAGNLASGGAAGATSLCFVYPLDFARTRLAADVGKAGADREFSGLGDCLVKIFRSDGIRGLYQGFSVSVQGIIIYRAAYFGIYDTAKGMLPDPKNTHIVVSWMIAQTVTAVAGLASYPFDTVRRRMMMQSGRKGADIMYSGTLDCWRKIARDEGPKAFFKGALSNVLRGMGGAFVLVLYDEIKKYT; encoded by the exons ATGCCGGAGAACTCCGACCGGGGGAGCTCCATCCCGAGGAGTTCCATCCCGGGAACTCCATGCCGGGGAGCTCCATGCCGGGGAGCTCCGTCCGGGAGAGCTCCATGCCGGACAGCTCCGTCCGGGGGAGCTCCATCTCGGGAGCTCCATGCCGGGGAGCTCCGTCCGGGAGAGCTCCATGCCGGACAGCTCCGTCCCAGGGAGCCCCATGCCGGCTCCCCCATCCCGTCGTCGCGGCCATGTGCCCCCCATCGGTTCCAACGGCGGCCCCGTCCCCCTGCGGCGGCCACGCCCCCTGCCGCAGCCAATGGGCGAGCGGGACGCGCGCCCCGCCCACACGCGCGCCCCAGCCCCTATATTAACGGCCATTGCGGCGCCCCCCTCAGCGCCGCCTCCCGCCTCCTTCGCCCGGCATCGCCTCCCGCTCGCGCCGCTCCCGCCATGACCGATGCGGCCGTGTCCTTCGCCAAGGATTTCCTTGCCGGCGGGGTGGCGGCCGCCATCTCCAAGACCGCCGTCGCCCCCATCGAGAGGgtcaagctgctgctgcag GTGCAGCACGCCAGCAAGCAGATCTCCGCCGACAAGCAATACAAGGGCATCATCGACTGCGTGGTGCGCATCCCGCGGGAGCAGGGCATCCTCTCCTTCTGGCGTGGCAACCTGGCCAATGTGATCCGGTACTTCCCCACCCAGGCCCTCAACTTCGCCTTCAAGGATAAGTACAAGGAGATCTTCCTGGGCGGCGTGGACAAGCGAACCCAGTTCTGGCGGTACTTCGCCGGTAACCTGGCATCCGGGGGTGCCGCCGGCGCGACCTCCCTCTGCTTCGTCTACCCCCTTGACTTTGCCCGAACCCGCCTGGCAGCGGATGTGGGTAAAGCCGGGGCCGACCGGGAGTTTAGTGGGCTCGGTGACTGCCTGGTCAAAATCTTCCGCTCAGATGGCATTAGGGGCCTGTACCAGGGCTTCAGTGTCTCTGTCCAGGGCATCATCATCTACAGAGCCGCCTACTTTGGCATCTACGACACCGCGAAGG GCATGCTTCCAGACCCAAAGAACACCCACATTGTTGTCAGCTGGATGATTGCTCAGACCGTCACTGCTGTCGCTGGTTTGGCCTCCTACCCTTTTGATACAGTTCGTCGTCGCATGATGATGCAGTCTGGCCGTAAAGGAG CTGACATAATGTACTCCGGCACTCTTGACTGCTGGCGGAAGATTGCCCGGGATGAGGGCCCCAAGGCCTTTTTCAAAGGTGCATTGTCAAATGTACTCCGAGGAATGGGTGGTGCTTTTGTCTTAGTCCTGTATGATGAAATCAAGAAGTATACATAA